Proteins encoded within one genomic window of Streptomyces profundus:
- a CDS encoding phytoene desaturase family protein, protein MIIIGGGLGGLATGAYARMSGYRTHILEMHEIPGGSCTSWDRGDFTFDWCVSWLLGSGPGNEMHQIWLELGAIQGKEMRQFDVFNIVRGRDGQAVYFYSDPDRLQRHLTEISPADARRIRHFCQNLRTFRKALAVYPFLKPVGMMGRAERWRMLLSFLPYFNAIRKSITELMTDYSRRFQHPLLREAFNFILYEKHPDFPVLPFYFQLASHANHTAGVPEGGSLGLARSVEDRYRRLGGEITYNALVEEILVEDDRAVGVRLTDGREFRADIVVSACDGRSTLLGMLGGRYLNDTYRRLYSETIDQPGMLSPGYVSVFLGLRRPFPEADPCTTYLLDEQRAEKLLGLRHPSINVQFRNQHYPELSPEETSVVYATYFSEAAPWRALRDGPEQASRPRRGQILHTLPVRHGKAYAAAKRRARITVETFLDERFPGLRESVAVRDVSTPLTQIRYTASHNGSFPGWQPFMDDGGEALEKEINRNGPVLPGLANFYMSGVWVTVGGLIRAVAAGRQVVQFICRDDGREFTAEIDDHLPPPRQRVVPVGPRPDEAASPAPREPVGAARHTATTATTVNTTPRSAC, encoded by the coding sequence ATGATCATCATCGGTGGCGGCCTCGGTGGCCTCGCCACCGGCGCCTACGCACGGATGAGCGGGTACCGCACCCACATCCTGGAGATGCACGAGATCCCCGGTGGGTCCTGCACGTCCTGGGATCGCGGTGACTTCACCTTCGACTGGTGCGTCTCCTGGCTGCTGGGCAGCGGCCCGGGCAACGAGATGCACCAGATCTGGCTGGAGTTGGGCGCCATCCAGGGCAAGGAGATGCGGCAGTTCGACGTCTTCAACATCGTCCGCGGCCGGGACGGTCAGGCCGTCTACTTCTACTCGGACCCGGACCGGCTCCAGCGGCATCTGACGGAGATCTCCCCGGCGGACGCCCGCCGGATCCGGCACTTCTGCCAGAACCTGCGCACCTTCCGCAAGGCGCTGGCCGTCTACCCGTTCCTCAAGCCCGTCGGCATGATGGGCCGCGCGGAACGCTGGCGGATGCTGCTCTCGTTCCTCCCCTACTTCAACGCCATCCGCAAGTCGATCACCGAGCTGATGACCGACTACTCGCGGCGGTTCCAACACCCGCTGCTGCGCGAGGCGTTCAACTTCATCCTCTACGAGAAGCACCCCGACTTCCCGGTGCTGCCGTTCTACTTCCAGCTCGCCTCGCACGCCAACCACACGGCGGGCGTGCCCGAGGGCGGCTCGCTCGGCCTGGCGCGATCCGTCGAGGACCGCTATCGGCGGCTCGGCGGGGAGATCACGTACAACGCCCTGGTCGAGGAGATCCTGGTGGAGGACGACCGGGCCGTCGGGGTGCGGTTGACCGACGGAAGGGAGTTCCGCGCCGACATCGTCGTCTCCGCGTGCGACGGGCGCAGCACCCTGCTGGGCATGCTCGGCGGGCGCTACCTCAACGACACCTACCGGCGGCTGTACTCCGAGACCATCGACCAGCCGGGAATGCTCTCCCCCGGCTATGTGAGCGTCTTCCTCGGACTGCGCCGCCCGTTCCCCGAGGCCGACCCCTGCACCACCTATCTGCTGGACGAGCAACGGGCCGAAAAGCTGCTCGGGCTGCGCCATCCCAGCATCAACGTCCAGTTCCGCAACCAGCACTATCCCGAACTGTCCCCCGAGGAGACCAGCGTGGTGTACGCCACTTACTTCTCCGAGGCGGCCCCCTGGCGCGCGCTGCGGGACGGGCCCGAACAGGCCAGCCGACCGCGCAGGGGGCAGATCCTGCACACCCTGCCGGTGCGGCACGGCAAGGCGTACGCGGCGGCCAAGCGGCGTGCCCGGATCACCGTGGAGACGTTCCTCGACGAGCGCTTCCCCGGGCTGCGCGAGTCCGTCGCCGTCCGGGACGTGTCCACGCCGCTGACCCAGATCCGCTACACCGCCTCCCACAACGGGTCCTTCCCCGGCTGGCAGCCGTTCATGGACGACGGCGGCGAGGCGCTGGAGAAGGAGATCAACCGCAACGGTCCCGTGCTGCCGGGGCTGGCCAACTTCTACATGTCCGGGGTCTGGGTGACCGTGGGCGGCCTGATCCGGGCGGTGGCGGCCGGGCGCCAGGTCGTCCAGTTCATCTGCCGGGACGACGGGCGGGAGTTCACCGCCGAGATCGACGACCACCTGCCGCCGCCGCGCCAACGCGTCGTGCCCGTCGGGCCGCGCCCCGACGAGGCGGCGTCACCCGCGCCCCGCGAGCCCGTGGGGGCGGCCCGACACACCGCGACCACCGCCACCACCGTGAACACCACACCGAGGAGCGCCTGTTGA
- a CDS encoding MDR family NADP-dependent oxidoreductase — MKIEKWVVREHVAGIPEAERIYEKVTEELDVTLRDDEMLLRTRYVSVDPYLVGLSQETPLGQHVGGDSIMEVVDAGPRADFGVGDLVQGFGGWRTHLVSDGRAWVWQNGGFPLRLPPFRRLDPADYDNQRLPISTALGIMGTPGITAWGTMTKFLDVTPGDTVLISGASGAIGTLAAQLAKRAGAAKVIGTTSSEEKVDYLTRFGFDQVVRYRQGDDVDETHKALLAATDGIDRYFDNLGGSVTDAAFRMLRPHSRVAVCWQWSTTVNGDWIGPRLLPYIMFPRTTIRGIFAEEWFTEENLAILLRDVGGLVRRGEIVFDETVHQGFDAFPVAYQNLYTNRAANRGKLLIAVG, encoded by the coding sequence TTGAAGATCGAGAAGTGGGTCGTCCGCGAACATGTGGCCGGTATCCCCGAGGCCGAGCGGATCTACGAGAAGGTCACCGAGGAACTCGACGTCACGCTGCGGGACGACGAGATGCTGCTCCGCACCCGCTATGTCTCCGTCGACCCCTATCTGGTGGGCCTCTCCCAGGAGACGCCGCTGGGCCAACACGTCGGTGGCGACTCCATCATGGAGGTCGTCGACGCCGGGCCGCGCGCCGACTTCGGCGTCGGGGACCTGGTGCAGGGCTTCGGCGGCTGGCGCACCCATCTGGTGAGCGACGGCCGGGCCTGGGTCTGGCAGAACGGCGGCTTCCCGCTGCGACTGCCCCCGTTCCGTCGCCTCGACCCCGCCGACTACGACAACCAACGGCTGCCGATCTCCACGGCGTTGGGCATCATGGGCACCCCCGGCATCACCGCCTGGGGCACCATGACCAAGTTCCTCGACGTGACGCCGGGCGACACGGTGCTGATCAGCGGCGCCAGCGGGGCGATCGGCACGCTGGCCGCGCAGCTGGCCAAGCGCGCCGGGGCGGCCAAGGTGATCGGCACCACCTCGTCCGAGGAGAAGGTCGACTACCTGACGCGCTTCGGCTTCGACCAGGTGGTGCGCTACCGCCAGGGCGACGACGTGGACGAGACCCACAAGGCGCTGCTCGCGGCGACCGACGGCATCGACCGCTACTTCGACAACCTCGGCGGCAGCGTCACCGACGCGGCGTTCCGCATGCTGCGCCCGCACAGCCGGGTGGCCGTCTGCTGGCAGTGGTCCACCACCGTCAACGGCGACTGGATCGGGCCCCGGCTGCTGCCCTACATCATGTTCCCGCGCACCACGATCCGAGGCATCTTCGCCGAGGAGTGGTTCACCGAAGAGAACCTGGCCATTCTGCTGCGGGACGTCGGCGGCCTGGTGCGGCGCGGCGAGATCGTCTTCGACGAGACGGTGCACCAGGGCTTCGACGCCTTCCCCGTCGCCTACCAGAACCTCTACACCAACCGCGCGGCCAACCGGGGCAAACTCCTCATCGCGGTGGGCTAG